A single region of the Alosa alosa isolate M-15738 ecotype Scorff River chromosome 6, AALO_Geno_1.1, whole genome shotgun sequence genome encodes:
- the LOC125296915 gene encoding uncharacterized protein LOC125296915 isoform X3, which translates to MDEESGMSTSKSLQPAAEGMHRTTGALVRPSVLDEMQALRAQISTQAWSIDSLSKTLSALQTESNQNTAAIAQIQAELFNLAKHLSGQRLEERFEALHCEVSSELHYLRSLLLPSSSPGPSSVCLPSSSKPYPVNPQSQAGLSHLAQELYHSRRILWEQIGELRKEMHDIQYQLNHQREDVQWKLTERCYNDRCMESVISCCMEKDDTLHRSQNGADISQLQKSLQKITISKGKAPIKPRRVFKPITTSDSDDSSTHLAVMSLHIKKEMIPTARK; encoded by the exons ATGGATGAAGAAAGcggaatg AGTACATCCAAGTCTCTGCAGCCAGCAGCTGAGGGAATGCATAGaacaacag GGGCTCTGGTACGACCGTCTGTCCTTGATGAGATGCAAGCTTTGAGGGCACAAATTAGCACTCAAGCCTGG AGTATCGATTCACTGAGCAAAACACTGAGTGCTCTACAGACTGAAAGCAACCAAAATACAGCTGCAATCGCACAAATTCAag CTGAGTTGTTCAACCTCGCCAAACACCTCTCTGGTCAACGGCTGGAGGAGCGCTTCGAGGCCCTTCACTGTGAGGTGTCCTCCGAGCTCCACTACCTGCGCAGCCTGctgcttccctcctcctcccctgggCCTTCCTCTGTCTGCCTGCCGTCAAGCTCCAAACCATACCCTGTAAACCCCCAGAGCCAGGCTGGTCTCAGCCACCTTGCCCAGGAACTCTATCACAG TAGACGGATTCTTTGGGAGCAGATAGGAGAGCTGAGGAAGGAGATGCACGACATCCAGTACCAGCTCA ATCATCAAAGAGAGGATGTGCAATGGAAACTGACTGAGAGGTGTTACAATGACAGA TGCATGGAGAGTGTGATTAGCTGCTGTATGGAGAAAGATGACACACTGCACAGATCACAGAATGG GGCTGATATTTCACAACTACAGAAGTCACTTCAGAAGATAACCATATCCAAGGGGAAGGCTCCTATTAAACCTA gACGGGTGTTCAAACCTATAACAACCTCAGACTCCGATGACAGTTCTACTCATCTTGCAGTGATGTCATTGCACATAAAAAAGGAAATGATCCCAACAGCTCG GAAATAG
- the LOC125296915 gene encoding uncharacterized protein LOC125296915 isoform X1: MDEESGMSTSKSLQPAAEGMHRTTGALVRPSVLDEMQALRAQISTQAWSIDSLSKTLSALQTESNQNTAAIAQIQAELFNLAKHLSGQRLEERFEALHCEVSSELHYLRSLLLPSSSPGPSSVCLPSSSKPYPVNPQSQAGLSHLAQELYHSRRILWEQIGELRKEMHDIQYQLNHQREDVQWKLTERCYNDRCMESVISCCMEKDDTLHRSQNGADISQLQKSLQKITISKGKAPIKPRRVFKPITTSDSDDSSTHLAVMSLHIKKEMIPTARRK; the protein is encoded by the exons ATGGATGAAGAAAGcggaatg AGTACATCCAAGTCTCTGCAGCCAGCAGCTGAGGGAATGCATAGaacaacag GGGCTCTGGTACGACCGTCTGTCCTTGATGAGATGCAAGCTTTGAGGGCACAAATTAGCACTCAAGCCTGG AGTATCGATTCACTGAGCAAAACACTGAGTGCTCTACAGACTGAAAGCAACCAAAATACAGCTGCAATCGCACAAATTCAag CTGAGTTGTTCAACCTCGCCAAACACCTCTCTGGTCAACGGCTGGAGGAGCGCTTCGAGGCCCTTCACTGTGAGGTGTCCTCCGAGCTCCACTACCTGCGCAGCCTGctgcttccctcctcctcccctgggCCTTCCTCTGTCTGCCTGCCGTCAAGCTCCAAACCATACCCTGTAAACCCCCAGAGCCAGGCTGGTCTCAGCCACCTTGCCCAGGAACTCTATCACAG TAGACGGATTCTTTGGGAGCAGATAGGAGAGCTGAGGAAGGAGATGCACGACATCCAGTACCAGCTCA ATCATCAAAGAGAGGATGTGCAATGGAAACTGACTGAGAGGTGTTACAATGACAGA TGCATGGAGAGTGTGATTAGCTGCTGTATGGAGAAAGATGACACACTGCACAGATCACAGAATGG GGCTGATATTTCACAACTACAGAAGTCACTTCAGAAGATAACCATATCCAAGGGGAAGGCTCCTATTAAACCTA gACGGGTGTTCAAACCTATAACAACCTCAGACTCCGATGACAGTTCTACTCATCTTGCAGTGATGTCATTGCACATAAAAAAGGAAATGATCCCAACAGCTCG CAGGAAATAG
- the tmem205 gene encoding transmembrane protein 205, giving the protein MATEGDPTDLIKVLHLLVISFTWGMQVWVSFIGGFVLVSQVTRHTFGLVQSKLFPVYFFCLLGGSFVNLAVYAVYHPRELLDWHEGVQMAFYFVALIMAGMNAHWFGPDATVAMFEMQAIEQEHGLGNDIGLSANKEGYTKLREQDPKYQALRKTFFRFHGLSNLCNLVGFVCTTTNLVYLALHLQTI; this is encoded by the exons ATGGCTACTGAAGGGGATCCCACAGACCTTATTAAAGTGCTTCACCTCTTGGTGATCTCTTTCACTTGGGGGATGCAGGTGTGGGTATCTTTCATAGGGG GCTTTGTATTGGTGTCTCAGGTAACACGACACACCTTTGGCCTAGTGCAGAGTAAGTTATTCCCTGTCTATTTCTTCTGTCTTCTGGGAGGCAGCTTTGTAAACCTAGCAGTATATGCAGTGTACCACCCCAGAGAACTACTGGACTGGCATGAAGGGGTACAG ATGGCATTTTATTTTGTGGCTTTGATCATGGCTGGTATGAACGCACACTGGTTCGGCCCAGATGCTACAGTGGCCATGTTTGAGATGCAGGCCATCGAGCAGGAACACGGCCTAGGGAACGATATTGGCCTGAGCGCCAATAAGGAAGGCTACACCAAGCTACGTGAGCAGGATCCCAAGTACCAAGCCCTCAGAAAGACTTTCTTTCGCTTCCATGGCCTCTCAAACCTCTGCAATTTGGTCGGCTTCGTCTGTACTACTACCAACTTGGTGTATTTGGCGCTGCACCTCCAGACCATatga
- the LOC125296111 gene encoding serotonin N-acetyltransferase-like translates to MSVTTTRPFLRPVIESPGRHRRHTLPASEFRPLNPQDAISVFEIEREAFISVSGDCPLHLDEVRHFLTLCPELSLGWFEQGRLVAFIIGSLWDEDRLNTDALTLHKPHGHTVHIHVLAVHRTFRQQGKGPILMWRYQQYLRCLPYVRRAVLMCEDFLVPFYKKSGFKVVGPCAITVAQLTFIEMQCAIRGHAFVRRNSQF, encoded by the exons atgtctgtaACTACTACACGACCGTTCCTAAGACCCGTAATCGAGTCCCCCGGGAGACACCGTCGGCATACGCTGCCAGCGAGCGAATTTCGGCCGCTCAATCCGCAGGACGCTATCAGTGTGtttgagattgagagagaag CATTTATCTCCGTGTCTGGAGACTGTCCGCTCCACCTAGACGAAGTCCGTCACTTTCTAACTCTGTGTCCTGAGCTGTCTCTTGGATGGTTTGAGCAGGGCAGGCTCGTCGCCTTTATCATCGGTTCACTATGGGACGAGGATCGGTTAAACACA GACGCACTTACTCTTCACAAGCCACATGGCCACACGGTCCATATTCATGTATTGGCCGTCCATCGGACCTTCCGCCAGCAGGGGAAAGGGCCTATCCTGATGTGGCGCTACCAGCAGTACTTGCGCTGCCTGCCATATGTGCGACGCGCCGTACTCATGTGTGAAGACTTCCTGGTTCCATTCTACAAGAAGTCTGGCTTCAAAGTGGTAGGACCCTGTGCCATCACTGTCGCACAGCTTACCTTCATAGAAATGCAGTGTGCTATTAGGGGACATGCCTTTGTGCGGCGTAATAGCCAGTTCTAA
- the LOC125296915 gene encoding uncharacterized protein LOC125296915 isoform X2, with protein sequence MDEESGMSTSKSLQPAAEGMHRTTGALVRPSVLDEMQALRAQISTQAWSIDSLSKTLSALQTESNQNTAAIAQIQAELFNLAKHLSGQRLEERFEALHCEVSSELHYLRSLLLPSSSPGPSSVCLPSSSKPYPVNPQSQAGLSHLAQELYHRRILWEQIGELRKEMHDIQYQLNHQREDVQWKLTERCYNDRCMESVISCCMEKDDTLHRSQNGADISQLQKSLQKITISKGKAPIKPRRVFKPITTSDSDDSSTHLAVMSLHIKKEMIPTARRK encoded by the exons ATGGATGAAGAAAGcggaatg AGTACATCCAAGTCTCTGCAGCCAGCAGCTGAGGGAATGCATAGaacaacag GGGCTCTGGTACGACCGTCTGTCCTTGATGAGATGCAAGCTTTGAGGGCACAAATTAGCACTCAAGCCTGG AGTATCGATTCACTGAGCAAAACACTGAGTGCTCTACAGACTGAAAGCAACCAAAATACAGCTGCAATCGCACAAATTCAag CTGAGTTGTTCAACCTCGCCAAACACCTCTCTGGTCAACGGCTGGAGGAGCGCTTCGAGGCCCTTCACTGTGAGGTGTCCTCCGAGCTCCACTACCTGCGCAGCCTGctgcttccctcctcctcccctgggCCTTCCTCTGTCTGCCTGCCGTCAAGCTCCAAACCATACCCTGTAAACCCCCAGAGCCAGGCTGGTCTCAGCCACCTTGCCCAGGAACTCTATCACAG ACGGATTCTTTGGGAGCAGATAGGAGAGCTGAGGAAGGAGATGCACGACATCCAGTACCAGCTCA ATCATCAAAGAGAGGATGTGCAATGGAAACTGACTGAGAGGTGTTACAATGACAGA TGCATGGAGAGTGTGATTAGCTGCTGTATGGAGAAAGATGACACACTGCACAGATCACAGAATGG GGCTGATATTTCACAACTACAGAAGTCACTTCAGAAGATAACCATATCCAAGGGGAAGGCTCCTATTAAACCTA gACGGGTGTTCAAACCTATAACAACCTCAGACTCCGATGACAGTTCTACTCATCTTGCAGTGATGTCATTGCACATAAAAAAGGAAATGATCCCAACAGCTCG CAGGAAATAG